The Cryptomeria japonica chromosome 9, Sugi_1.0, whole genome shotgun sequence DNA segment TCGAGTGCCTGGTCCGGAAGCTTCGTCGCAGTGAAAAGTAGGCCACTGATTTTTCCGGCACTATGAAGTTTGAGCGGGATCCAGCTGTGGTGATTATGAAGGATATGTCCATGGGCACTGTACCTTCACTGTTCAGCTCATGTCGGTCGGCACTCTCTATATTAATTGTGTatatccattatccaacacatgaaaTTTTTATACTTGCTTCTGAAGGAGAGAAAAACTTAAATTTTTTGTGTGAATTTTCATAAATGGAGTCTTGGAATGACAGAAAGGATTTCAATAGCGAGGAGGAGAGGAATCGTTCATATAGAGGCGTGAGGCGAAGAAGCTGGGGGAAGTGGGTTTCTGAGATAAGGCAGCCGGGGACCAAGAGTAGGATATGGCTAGGGTCATATGATAAGCCCCATATGGCAGCTAGAGCTTATGATGTGGCTGCTGTCTGCTTGAAGGGGAAATCTGCTTTGCCCAATTTTCCTCACCTAATCCACACTCTCCCTCGCCCTGCTTCCTTAGATCCAAGGGACATTCAATCTGCTGCTGCTAAGGCAGCCCTTTCCTTTAGGCATTATTCCCATGTGACCACTGCGCTAAAAAATCGTCATCATTCATCAATCTTCATGAATCCTCCCCAGCCTTGCCCTTCTACTGTAATTGAAGCTTCTAATGAGAAGCAATCCCAAATGCTTAATTTGgctgatccaattcaaatggaggAAGCCCAGCAGCCAAATTGCTTTCTTGATGATGACTATGGTAAAGTAGCCCCAGCTATAAATCGAATTAGGACTGAGTTTGTCCAGTTTGATGATGAATTGCGCCCACCTGAGTCGCCAAATTTAGTAACAAATATGGCAGAAGCTCTTCTTCTCACGCCCCCTCGCTTTGATGAATCTTCTGATTATGCTAACATTTCCATATATGATGATTACTACATCGATTCAGAGCCCTTCGGTTTTCTTTGGAGTGGCTTCTGAATTTTGCCCCAACATTCTTGCATCTGCTCATTGTTTTTAACACTTACTAATCGCCCTTGTTCTATATATCTAGCAGTCATtctaaaaaggaaaagagaaaagactGAAATCAAAGATTTTGTATATTTGTTTTATGTGACCAAATTTATAACATAGTATTGACATGATGTAGGCTTTTTCATTTAGAGGAGAGTCTGTGATCATATACCTGGAATGCCGCTGCTGTTTACTATATTTATAGCTGTCATGGTGTATAATAAATGCCACAAGCTGAATATATGTTGGCAAATCTTTCTGTTTCAGTTTGATTGGATATTATATGGTTTCTCATATCAGAGACAATTAAAATAAAAACTTCAGTAGGTATGAGTTTTTTTTCAAGGATATGTATGATTGTTTTTGGTTTTGGTATACCCTTTCGAATGTAATTCAATACTCTATCAATAGAAAGAGAAGAATCTATTTAATTTATCAATAGAAAGAGAAGAATCTATTGTCTTTTGACCTTCTTATTTTCTACTTTTACCTCACTATTCATCCTCCTGATGAGATGTAATATTTTCTTTCAAATAAAATTCCTGAGAAGTCATGTAGTTTCGTTTTGTTATTAAAAGAATGCATGTTGCAAACAGGCAGCTGCATTTCGCATCAGTttacatatgtttttgattaagcaaaaacaggttttgaggggatctgaaaccccttacaacaaaGAATTAAAGATAAAGCATTAGAATATCATTAAATAACTTAGATCTAAGAAACAAAACTGACTGCAAAAAGA contains these protein-coding regions:
- the LOC131038482 gene encoding ethylene-responsive transcription factor ERF024-like; translation: MESWNDRKDFNSEEERNRSYRGVRRRSWGKWVSEIRQPGTKSRIWLGSYDKPHMAARAYDVAAVCLKGKSALPNFPHLIHTLPRPASLDPRDIQSAAAKAALSFRHYSHVTTALKNRHHSSIFMNPPQPCPSTVIEASNEKQSQMLNLADPIQMEEAQQPNCFLDDDYGKVAPAINRIRTEFVQFDDELRPPESPNLVTNMAEALLLTPPRFDESSDYANISIYDDYYIDSEPFGFLWSGF